In Juglans microcarpa x Juglans regia isolate MS1-56 chromosome 7D, Jm3101_v1.0, whole genome shotgun sequence, the following are encoded in one genomic region:
- the LOC121238721 gene encoding agamous-like MADS-box protein AGL61 — MAMATTYQKIKKITQGRRKIEIKQLENKSTKHVTFSKRRAGLFKKASELCVLCGVDIAIIAYSPGEKAYSFGHPNVDTVLNSYLTGNALPAYSAVNPWPVEEFNKEYAESLKELEDEKKRLANIDHQDLTSKKKMGNNNIGFLWDEPIDEMGIEELEQYLAAMKEMRAKATDQYLRMRNSINKLQTSDYNYHGGLGYHNDQGLGDYNHHECGNNCLSGISGTGEDVGSTSSGGFGLGIKYNYQFGNPGSGGEIGGDFGASSCTGFGLGNYQFCSNLQNSAYTAPGSTVGVGDYEHHVGSSSTGYGFGV, encoded by the coding sequence ATGGCCATGGCTACCACATAtcagaaaatcaagaaaatcacTCAAGGCCGAAGGAAGATTGAAATAAAGCAACTGGAAAATAAAAGTACCAAGCACGTCACATTCTCCAAGCGGCGGGCAGGCCTCTTTAAGAAGGCAAGCGAGTTGTGCGTGTTATGCGGCGTCGATATAGCCATCATAGCTTACTCTCCTGGAGAAAAGGCCTACTCCTTCGGCCACCCCAACGTCGACACGGTCCTCAACTCTTATCTCACTGGAAACGCTCTCCCTGCATACTCAGCCGTGAATCCTTGGCCAGTGGAAGAGTTTAATAAAGAGTACGCGGAGTCTCTCAAGGAGTTGGAGGACGAGAAGAAACGGTTGGCAAATATTGATCATCAGGATCTGACgtcgaagaagaagatggggaACAATAATATTGGGTTCTTGTGGGACGAGCCGATCGATGAGATGGGGATAGAGGAGCTGGAGCAGTACTTGGCAGCCATGAAAGAGATGAGGGCAAAGGCAACAGATCAGTATTTGAGGATGCGAAACTCAATAAACAAATTGCAGACATCAGATTATAATTATCATGGGGGACTGGGTTATCATAATGATCAAGGGTTAGGGGATTATAATCATCATGAGTGTGGTAATAATTGTCTGAGTGGAATTAGCGGTACTGGAGAAGATGTTGGAAGTACTAGTAGCGGTGGTTTCGGGTTAGGGATCAAATATAATTATCAGTTTGGTAATCCGGGTAGTGGGGGTGAAATTGGTGGTGATTTTGGAGCAAGTAGTTGTACTGGTTTTGGGTTAGGGAATTACCAGTTTTGTAGTAATCTGCAGAACAGTGCTTATACTGCACCCGGGAGTACTGTTGGTGTTGGTGATTATGAGCATCATGTCGGAAGTAGTAGTACTGGTTATGGATTTGGAGTATAG